Proteins from one Mercurialis annua linkage group LG7, ddMerAnnu1.2, whole genome shotgun sequence genomic window:
- the LOC126657201 gene encoding uncharacterized protein LOC126657201, whose product MDKGKEPMREEGAPENSAKKQNAPIVIPDEERWMDEQHTLKGGEEHLEEKVRQVMSRLGIRCEDVDISLRSDSPLADFIISHEFPTKFRYPPNLESYDGTGCPKSHIHKFQAARFVACIPQKKLSTDLLAIMQWEGETLRKYVERFNKEAMQIEDLSQEIAYTALLNGTTNSDLRKELLAKSPKSFTTLMTIAHTQIRVDDGQREIENRLGRVEERTFAERRNGDRSPTGKRFGEKGNDHFRNKRKKDEDRRYTPLNTTRTNVLFWVKDSREKVRWPRKMNAASASKRDNSKYCEFHRDNGHTTDECWHLKEEIEKLIERGSLSQFVKRDTEARETESERKKERKEETARRPRPEPAGVVNVIMGGSTGGDSNTTRKKAARTVYSVSPGAPNAKKFRSVSFSEGDSHGLSVPHEDALVVKGRLNNFEVSRMLVDTGSSVNMITMEVFGRIGLKKENLTHVSTPLVGLGGKSVQVEGSLEINIQLGDGEIYKEIRAEFMVVNMDFAYNAILGRPLLHDTCASICMRYLLMKIPTREGDAEIRGCQKSAREAYFTALRKVHITLPVLTMEPPEKKERAEHYGRTARIELSPGKEIEVGDELEEEIKRSLTENLRSLGDSFAWTTDELIGVDPDVICHRLNIATDAKAVIQKKRRHSP is encoded by the exons ATGGACAAGGGAAAAGAACCGATGCGAGAGGAAGGTGCTCCGGAAAATTCAGCAAAGAAACAAAACGCCCCCATAGTAATTCCAGACGAAGAACGTTGGATGGATGAACAACACACCCTCAAAGGCGGAGAAGAGCATCTGGAGGAAAAAGTCCGCCAAGTCATGAGCAGGCTTGGAATAAGATGTGAAGACGTAGACATCTCTCTTCGAAGTGACTCACCACTTGCAGATTTCATCATCTCTCACGAGTTCCCTACAAAGTTCAGATACCCTCCAAATTTGGAATCATACGATGGAACAGGCTGTCCCAAGAGCCACATTCACAAATTCCAAGCG GCTAGATTCGTAGCATGCATCCCTCAAAAGAAGCTGTCCACAGACCTGCTGGCCATCATGCAATGGGAAGGAGAGACACTCAGGAAGTATGTAGAAAGATTCAATAAGGAGGCGATGCAGATAGAAGACCTGAGCCAGGAGATCGCCTACACAGCATTACTCAATGGAACTACCAACTCCGACCTACGAAAGGAATTGTTggctaaatcaccaaaatcattTACCACACTGATGACCATCGCACATACACAGATCAGAGTGGATGATGGCCAGAGGGAGATAGAGAATCGCCTCGGACGGGTAGAAGAACGAACGTTTGCAGAAAGAAGAAATGGGGACAGATCGCCCACAGGAAAGAGGTTCGGAGAAAAAGGCAACGaccatttcagaaataaaaggaaaaaagacgAAGATAGGCGATATACGCCCCTGAACACAACCAGAACCAACGTACTGTTTTGGGTAAAAGACAGCCGAGAGAAGGTCAGATGGCCGAGGAAGATGAACGCTGCATCAGCTAGCAAAAGAGACAACAGCAAATACTGCGAATTTCACAGAGACAACGGCCACACCACAGATGAATGCTGGCACCTGAAGGAGGAGATAGAGAAGCTGATAGAAAGGGGATCTCTTTCCCAGTTCGTAAAAAGGGACACCGAAGCCAGAGAGACGgaatcagaaagaaagaaagagcggAAAGAAGAAACCGCCAGAAGACCCAGACCAGAGCCAGCAGGCGTGGTTAACGTAATAATGGGCGGATCAACCGGAGGAGACAGCAATACTACAAGAAAGAAAGCTGCAAGAACAGTCTACTCAGTTAGCCCAGGTGCACCAAATGCTAAGAAATTCAGAAGCGTATCTTTTTCGGAGGGCGATAGTCATGGATTATCAGTCCCCCATGAGGACGCCCTGGTTGTCAAGGGGCGACTCAACAATTTCGAGGTATCTCGGATGCTTGTAGACACGGGAAGTTCGGTAAACATGATCACAATGGAGGTGTTCGGCAGAATTGGactcaagaaagaaaatttgacaCATGTCTCTACTCCACTGGTGGGACTAGGAGGCAAATCTGTACAGGTGGAAGGATCACTGGAGATAAACATCCAACTGGGGGATGGAGAGATCTACAAAGAGATCCGAGCAGAATTCATGGTGGTCAATATGGACTTTGCATACAACGCAATTCTCGGAAGGCCACTTTTGCACGATACGTGCGCATCCATTTGCATGAGGTACCTACTGATGAAAATCCCAACCAGAGAAGGCGATGCCGAAATCAGAGGATGCCAAAAGTCAGCCAGAGAAGCATACTTTACAGCTCTCAGGAAAGTACATATAACCTTGCCAGTACTAACAATGGAACCTCCAGAGAAGAAGGAAAGGGCGGAGCATTATGGGCGAACCGCGAGAATCGAATTATCCCCAGGAAAAGAGATAGAAGTGGGAGATGAGctagaagaagaaatcaaacgaTCTCTGACAGAAAACCTCAGATCGCTTGGAGACTCCTTTGCCTGGACAACAGACGAATTGATCGGAGTAGACCCGGACGTCATATGTCACCGGTTAAACATAGCGACCGACGCGAAGGCAGTGATACAGAAGAAGAGAAGGCACTCGCCCTAA
- the LOC126656579 gene encoding probable polygalacturonase At1g80170 isoform X2, whose translation MLYDKFSILEELESFEVDEENDVELFDTPSWTSERGGKVLVNVDSFGAAGDGVSDDTQAFVNAWKTACSTPKSVFLVPSGRSYLVNATKFKGPCEEKLVIQIDGTIIAPDEPDNWDPKLPRIWLDFSKLNGVLFQGKGVIDGSGSKWWASSCKKNKTNPCRGAPTALTIDSSSSVRVKGLTIRNSQQMNFVIARSASIRVSKVLVSAPGDSPNTDGIHITDSTNVILQDCKIGTGDDCISIVNGSSGIKMKRIFCGPGHGVSIGSLGKDNSTGIVTKVVLDTAFLKETTNGLRIKTWQGGNGYVRGVRFENVQMDNVANPIIIDQFYCDSPKSCQNQTSAVKVSEIMYRNVTGTTKSAKAMNFACSDAVPCENIVLSNVNLEKKDGTVETYCNSAQGFGIGIVHPSADCLISEDKHVFDGTDTAEEDYVPDLTEIAESSNEPIVHTEL comes from the exons ATGCTATATGACAAGTTCAGCATATTAGAGGAACTCGAAAGCTTTGAAGTAGATGAAGAAAATGATGTGGAACTTTTTGACACCCCCTCGTGGACAAGTGAACGTGGTGGCAAGGTTCTTGTGAATGTCGATAGCTTTGGCGCAGCTGGAGATGGAGTCTCCGATGACACCCAG GCTTTTGTCAACGCTTGGAAGACTGCCTGTAGTACACCAAAATCAGTTTTTCTTGTCCCCTCGGGACGCAGCTATTTAGTAAATGCAACAAAATTTAAGGGGCCTTGCGAGGAAAAGTTGGTCATACAG ATTGATGGAACAATAATAGCACCTGATGAGCCTGATAACTGGGACCCAAAACTTCCACGAATCTGGCTTGATTTCTCTAAACTTAATGGAGTCCTTTTCCAAGGGAAGGGAGTCATTGATGGCTCGGGCAGCAAATGGTGGGCATCATCTTGCAAAAAGAACAAGACAAAC CCGTGCAGGGGAGCACCAACA GCATTAACTATCGATTCAAGCTCATCTGTGAGGGTAAAAGGGTTGACCATCCGAAACAGCCAACAAATGAATTTTGTGATTGCGCGATCAGCTTCTATACGTGTCTCCAAAGTACTAGTCTCAGCTCCAGGGGACAGTCCCAACACTGATGGAATTCATATTACTGATTCAACTAACGTTATTCTACAAGACTGCAAAATCGGAACAG GTGACGATTGCATCTCTATTGTCAATGGTAGCTCTGGCATCAAGATGAAGAGGATTTTTTGCGGACCTGGACATGGAGTTAG TATTGGAAGTCTTGGAAAGGACAATTCCACTGGAATAGTCACCAAAGTGGTCTTGGATACAGCATTCCTGAAGGAGACTACCAATGGCCTCAGGATTAAGACTTGGCAG GGAGGCAATGGTTATGTCCGTGGGGTACGTTTTGAAAATGTACAGATGGACAATGTTGCAAATCCCATTATCATAGATCAGTTCTACTGTGATTCCCCGAAGTCCTGCCAAAACCAG ACATCAGCTGTAAAAGTAAGCGAGATCATGTACCGGAACGTTACTGGAACTACAAAGAGCGCAAAAGCCATGAACTTTGCATGCAGCGACGCAGTTCCTTGCGAAAACATAGTCCTCAGTAACGTCAACCTAGAGAAGAAAGACGGCACAGTAGAGACTTACTGCAACTCCGCCCAAGGCTTCGGAATCGGTATCGTTCATCCTTCAGCTGACTGCCTAATTTCGGAAGACAAACATGTTTTTGATGGGACCGATACTGCGGAAGAAGACTATGTTCCTGATCTGACAGAAATTGCAGAATCTAGCAATGAGCCTATTGTTCATACTGAGCTTTGA
- the LOC126654955 gene encoding 1,4-dihydroxy-2-naphthoyl-CoA synthase, peroxisomal — protein MAKLSENEVNSLRRRLACVNNHLNPVHAASQQVQEKIISLSNASSSMDDSYHRIHGEVSGKEVVWRVAFDEYEKEFTDIVYEKAVGDGIAKITINRPERRNAFRPQTVKEMIRAFNDARDDSSIGVIILTGKGTKAFCSGGDQSLRTPDGYADPNDMGRLNVLDLQVQIRRLPKPVIAMVAGYAVGGGHVLHMVCDLTIAADNAIFGQTGPKVGSFDAGYGSSIMSRLVGPKKAREMWYLARFYTASEAEKMGLVNTVVPLEKLEEETVKWCRQILKNSPTAIRLLKSALNAVDDGHAGLQELAGNSTLIFYGTEEGNEGKTAYMQRRPPDFSRFPRRP, from the exons ATGGCAAAACTGTCTGAAAATGAGGTGAATTCATTGAGAAGGAGACTGGCCTGTGTTAATAACCATTTGAATCCAGTTCATGCAGCTTCACAACAAGTACAGGAGAAGATTATTAGCTTATCCAATGCTTCTTCTTCAATGGATGATAGCTATCATAGAATCCATGGAGAAGTTTCTGGTAAAGAAGTTGTATGGAGAGTTGCTTTTGATGAGTATGAGAAAGAGTTTACTGACATTGTTTATGAGAAAGCAGTTGGTGATGGGATTGCTAAG ATTACTATAAATAGGCCAGAGAGAAGAAATGCATTTAGGCCTCAGACTGTTAAGGAGATGATTCGTGCGTTTAATGACGCTAGAGATGATAGTTCTATTGGGGTTATCATTTTAACTGGCAAG GGAACGAAAGCTTTTTGCAGTGGTGGTGACCAGTCATTAAGAACTCCAGATGGTTATGCTGATCCTAATGATATGGGTCGTCTCAATGTTCTGGACTTGCAA GTACAGATTCGGCGGCTTCCCAAACCCGTAATAGCAATG GTTGCAGGTTATGCTGTAGGAGGAGGGCATGTGTTGCACATGGTCTGTGATCTCACTATTGCAGCAGATAATGCTATTTTTGGCCAAACTGGTCCAAAG GTTGGAAGCTTTGATGCTGGTTATGGAAGTTCTATCATGTCCAGATTG GTCGGACCAAAAAAGGCGCGCGAGATGTGGTATCTGGCAAGGTTCTATACAGCTTCTGAAGCAGAGAAAATGGGGCTTGTCAATACTGTTGTCCCT CTGGAAAAATTGGAGGAAGAAACAGTAAAATGGTGTCGACAGATACTAAAGAATAGTCCAACTGCAATTCGATTACTGAAGTCAGCTCTTAATGCAGTCGACGACGGACATGCAGGACTCCAG GAACTTGCCGGGAATTCGACACTGATATTCTACGGCACTGAGGAAGGCAATGAAGGGAAGACGGCTTATATGCAACGCAGACCTCCGGACTTTTCAAGATTTCCACGACGACCTTGA
- the LOC126654954 gene encoding polygalacturonase At1g48100, with translation MNGVYYGASQAFQAAWAAACKVEASTMLVPAEYIFLVGPVSFSGPYCQANIVFQLEGTIVAPTNSYVWGKGLLWWIEFTKLKGITIQGAGTIDGSGSVWWQDFPSENLIDDETKLITPLNNTLQQHPPMPVRSELSKKMPSIKPTALRFYGSFNATVTGITIRNSPQCHLKFDNCMGVVVHDITISSPGDSPNTDGIHLQNSKDVLIHSSNLACGDDCISIQTGCTNVYVHNVNCGPGHGISIGSLGRDNTKACVSNITIRDVNIHNTMTGVRIKTWQGGSGSVQGVLFSNIQVSEVQLPIVIDQFYCDKSTCKNQTSAVALSGITYEKIRGTYTVKPVHFACSDALPCIDVSLTTIELKPLQEHYHMYDPFCWQTFGELNTPTTPPIDCLQIGKPSSNRPQSDHDVC, from the exons ATGAATGGTGTGTATTATGGTGCATCGCAGGCATTTCAAGCCGCTTGGGCCGCTGCTTGTAAGGTGGAGGCATCGACGATGCTCGTTCCAGCAGAATACATATTCCTCGTGGGACCTGTTTCCTTTTCTGGTCCATACTGTCAAGCAAACATTGTGTTTCAG CTGGAGGGCACGATTGTCGCTCCAACAAATTCGTATGTTTGGGGTAAAGGTCTTTTATGGTGGATCGAATTCACAAAGCTTAAAGGAATCACAATTCAGGGAGCAGGAACTATTGATGGGAGTGGCTCAGTATGGTGGCAGGATTTTCCATCAGAAAATCTTATAGAtgatgaaacaaaactaattacCCCACTAAACAACACATTACAGCAACACCCACCAATGCCG GTAAGAAGTGAACTCAGCAAGAAAATGCCAAGCATCAAGCCCACG GCACTACGATTTTATGGAAGTTTCAATGCAACAGTCACAGGCATTACAATTCGAAACAGTCCTCAATGTCACCTCAAGTTTGACAACTGCATGGGAGTCGTTGTACATGATATAACCATCTCATCACCTGGTGATAGTCCTAATACAGATGGAATCCACCTACAGAACTCCAAAGATGTGCTAATTCACAGCAGTAATCTAGCTTGCG GGGATGACTGCATTTCAATACAAACTGGATGCACAAATGTATACGTACATAACGTGAATTGTGGGCCAGGACATGGCATCAGCATCGGAAGTCTGGGAAGGGATAATACAAAAGCCTGTGTTTCCAACATCACAATTCGAGATGTTAATATCCACAATACAATGACGGGTGTCAGAATTAAGACTTGGCAG GGTGGATCAGGCTCTGTACAAGGAGTGTTGTTCTCAAATATTCAAGTCTCTGAGGTTCAACTTCCAATTGTGATTGACCAATTTTATTGTGACAAAAGCACATGCAAAAATCAAACATCAGCTGTGGCTCTATCTGGAATCACCTATGAAAAAATTAGAGGGACATACACAGTAAAACCAGTACACTTTGCCTGCAGTGATGCTCTACCGTGTATAGATGTTAGCCTAACTACCATTGAGCTGAAACCACTACAAGAACACTATCACATGTATGATCCCTTCTGTTGGCAAACTTTCGGAGAGTTGAACACTCCTACTACCCCTCCAATTGACTGTTTACAAATTGGTAAGCCATCAAGCAACAGACCTCAGTCAGATCATGATGTATGCTGA
- the LOC126656579 gene encoding probable polygalacturonase At1g80170 isoform X1, which produces MDKLLFAIYLLGFLTVVHGVAGNMLYDKFSILEELESFEVDEENDVELFDTPSWTSERGGKVLVNVDSFGAAGDGVSDDTQAFVNAWKTACSTPKSVFLVPSGRSYLVNATKFKGPCEEKLVIQIDGTIIAPDEPDNWDPKLPRIWLDFSKLNGVLFQGKGVIDGSGSKWWASSCKKNKTNPCRGAPTALTIDSSSSVRVKGLTIRNSQQMNFVIARSASIRVSKVLVSAPGDSPNTDGIHITDSTNVILQDCKIGTGDDCISIVNGSSGIKMKRIFCGPGHGVSIGSLGKDNSTGIVTKVVLDTAFLKETTNGLRIKTWQGGNGYVRGVRFENVQMDNVANPIIIDQFYCDSPKSCQNQTSAVKVSEIMYRNVTGTTKSAKAMNFACSDAVPCENIVLSNVNLEKKDGTVETYCNSAQGFGIGIVHPSADCLISEDKHVFDGTDTAEEDYVPDLTEIAESSNEPIVHTEL; this is translated from the exons ATGGATAAATTATTATTCGCCATTTACTTACTCGGTTTTCTGACTGTAGTTCATGGAGTTGCAGGAAACATGCTATATGACAAGTTCAGCATATTAGAGGAACTCGAAAGCTTTGAAGTAGATGAAGAAAATGATGTGGAACTTTTTGACACCCCCTCGTGGACAAGTGAACGTGGTGGCAAGGTTCTTGTGAATGTCGATAGCTTTGGCGCAGCTGGAGATGGAGTCTCCGATGACACCCAG GCTTTTGTCAACGCTTGGAAGACTGCCTGTAGTACACCAAAATCAGTTTTTCTTGTCCCCTCGGGACGCAGCTATTTAGTAAATGCAACAAAATTTAAGGGGCCTTGCGAGGAAAAGTTGGTCATACAG ATTGATGGAACAATAATAGCACCTGATGAGCCTGATAACTGGGACCCAAAACTTCCACGAATCTGGCTTGATTTCTCTAAACTTAATGGAGTCCTTTTCCAAGGGAAGGGAGTCATTGATGGCTCGGGCAGCAAATGGTGGGCATCATCTTGCAAAAAGAACAAGACAAAC CCGTGCAGGGGAGCACCAACA GCATTAACTATCGATTCAAGCTCATCTGTGAGGGTAAAAGGGTTGACCATCCGAAACAGCCAACAAATGAATTTTGTGATTGCGCGATCAGCTTCTATACGTGTCTCCAAAGTACTAGTCTCAGCTCCAGGGGACAGTCCCAACACTGATGGAATTCATATTACTGATTCAACTAACGTTATTCTACAAGACTGCAAAATCGGAACAG GTGACGATTGCATCTCTATTGTCAATGGTAGCTCTGGCATCAAGATGAAGAGGATTTTTTGCGGACCTGGACATGGAGTTAG TATTGGAAGTCTTGGAAAGGACAATTCCACTGGAATAGTCACCAAAGTGGTCTTGGATACAGCATTCCTGAAGGAGACTACCAATGGCCTCAGGATTAAGACTTGGCAG GGAGGCAATGGTTATGTCCGTGGGGTACGTTTTGAAAATGTACAGATGGACAATGTTGCAAATCCCATTATCATAGATCAGTTCTACTGTGATTCCCCGAAGTCCTGCCAAAACCAG ACATCAGCTGTAAAAGTAAGCGAGATCATGTACCGGAACGTTACTGGAACTACAAAGAGCGCAAAAGCCATGAACTTTGCATGCAGCGACGCAGTTCCTTGCGAAAACATAGTCCTCAGTAACGTCAACCTAGAGAAGAAAGACGGCACAGTAGAGACTTACTGCAACTCCGCCCAAGGCTTCGGAATCGGTATCGTTCATCCTTCAGCTGACTGCCTAATTTCGGAAGACAAACATGTTTTTGATGGGACCGATACTGCGGAAGAAGACTATGTTCCTGATCTGACAGAAATTGCAGAATCTAGCAATGAGCCTATTGTTCATACTGAGCTTTGA